One Williamwhitmania taraxaci genomic window, ATATCGGATTGAATTAGCGAGTTCTCGAGAATGATCCCCTGTGGAACGGTTACGTCCTTCAGGGAGAAGTTCCAGATTACCCGAATGCCGGACTCGACAAGGAGGTCGGCGGTTTTCTGTGCTTGGTCGGCTGGGGTAGCTATTAATCCCAGCGAGATGTGCATTCGGTCGGATAAGGTCTGAATCATTGTAGGATCGAGTACCTTGATACTCTCAATCTCGGTTCCTATAAGGGAAGGCTTTACATCAAAGGCCGCCACTATTCGCAGACCGCACTCTTTAAATCCATTGTATTGTAGCAGCAGGTTGCCCAAGCGACCAGTGCCCACCAGAAAGGCCTCATTGATGCTATGGTAGCCTAAGGCCACTTCCAGTCCATCGATGAGCATTCCAACGCTAAAAAATTGGCGAACCCCATCGCTAATCTCTAACATTGTTAAGTCATTGCTGATATCGGTGGTTTGAAATCCAAGGCTTTCGGCTATATGCTCTACCGACACGTCGGTTTTCCCTTTAATCTTGAGCAGCCTTGTAAAGCTTAGCAGCCTGTTCATTCTCGCGAACAAATCTTGTGGAATTACCACCATGCCTTTTTCTTCTCTTCCGATTGTCATTACTTTGGGGTATTTGGAATAGATTGGCTATTTGTTGTATGGATTGATGAAAGTTTATTGATCTGGTAATCAAATATTACTGTAGTGGGCTTTACCCAACTCTTGCTAGCATATAGGATCGGAAAAAAGTCCCCCACCCAACGAATTGGGAGAGAGACCTGACTTATTTTTAGGAGAAACAAGTTCGGTAAGGAAGGCTCCCCGCTTAAGCGAGCGGGGAGATTCTTCAAGTCTACTTCAACTAACCTATACATAACCAAAACATATCTGGTTAAATAGTTATAGTAATTTGCTAGCAATGTATGTGCCATTAATTGTAAGTAACAATAATTCAGTGATGTAATATTCTTGCTCTTATTTGTGTGAGCAAGTTTTTATGATGATGTGTGCATATTCTGAACAAGAAAACGTAGCTACCGGTGTCATAAAACGAAACACGTGTGCAAAAATAAGACATTTTGATAAATGGTGAAAGAAACAACTAGGTTACTTGCATGTTTTTCTTTGGCAATTTACTGCTAAATCAATTTGTTTGGTTTAAAATGTTCTCGTTGCATCCAATTTCTCGAAAGAATTACTCTCCCAGTTCATATTTTTTCATCTTTAGGTATAGGGTGTTGCGGCTAACTCCCAGTGCTTTTGCAATGTGGGAGATATTTCCCTTTAGTGCGGTTAGGGCGTTGGCAATCGCCTCCTTTTCCATCTGTTCGAGCGATCGGATGGGCTTGGCTGTTGGGGCTTGAGGGCCAAGTGTCGATTCCGATAAGCGGGGAGAGAAGGTCCCGGCTAAATCGGCTACCTCGGCATTGCCATCGAAGTTCACCAACTTCTCGATAAAGTTCTCCAGTTCCCGAATATTGCCGGGCCAAGGGTGACGCAGCAGCTTTTGGTATAGTTCGTTGGAGACTTCAGGGACAGACTTCTTAAGTTTAAGCGCTTTTGTGTTCAGAAAATACTTAATAAGTAAGGGTATGTCCTCCTTGCGATCCTTGAGCGGTGGGAGTGTAATGGGTATAACGCTGAGGCGATAGTAAAGATCCATTCGGAAGCGCCCTTCGTCTACCTCATTCTTTAGGTTGCGGTTGGTAGCAGCAATAATTCTTACATCTACGGGGATCTCCTTTTCGCCACCAACACGGGTGATTTTTCCTTCCTGTATGGCCCTTAGCAGTTTCACCTGCATGTCGATGGGCATTTCCCCTATTTCGTCCAAAAAGATGGTGCCGTCGTTGGCGAGTTCAAACTTACCCGGTTTTCCACCTCTGCGGGCACCGGTGAAAGCGCCATCCTCGTAGCCAAAGAGTTCACTTTCCATTAGGGTAGAGGGGATTGCACCACAGTTTACGGCAACAAAACTGGCTTTACTGCGGGTGCTGGCGGAATGAATGGCTTGAGCAAGTACCTCTTTTCCCGTTCCGCTCTCGCCAAGGATGAGAACAGTGGAGGGACTGTTGGCGATGGCCTTGGCATAATCTACCACTCGACGCATGGTATCGGAGTTGAATATCATCTCCTCAAAGGTGTAACGTGCCTTCATGCCCGAGAACTTACTAATAACCGAGTAAACCCGTTTGAATTCTCGATAGGTAATAATAACTCCGGTAAGGCCTTCGTCTTGAGGATTTCGGATGGGGAGTGCATTCACCACAAACTTTTCCTTGCCCGAAGTCGTGTTAAACTCTATCTCTTCATCGAGGATTTTGTCGCCGCTGGTTAGAACATCCAAGATACTTGGCCATCCGGGCAAAAGAGTAGTAATATTATCGAAGGTGTCTAGTGCTGAGGCAGGGTAACCGAGCATAGTAACACCTATCTTGTTAATTTTTTGAACATGACCATTGATATCGCAGGAGATCAGCCCATATGATAGATTATCGACAATAGAGGAGAGGGCAAGGGAGGTTTCGGAGAGCTCTGCTTCCACCGTATCGCTCTGTAGCTGGTTTTCCACCGATTTTACGGCGGCCACCACCAAGCCCAGGGTATGGGGATGCACCAGTTCGCTACTTCCTGTCAGGTTGATTACCCCAAGGATGTTTCCTTCAGTATCGTGAATGGGGGCCGCGGAACAGGTCCATTGGTGGTAGGCTGTAATAAAGTGTTCCTTGGCGGTAATTTGAATGGGTGAGTCTTCGCTGAGGGCTGTTCCCATGGCGTTGGTTCCAATAGATGCCTCATCCATATACACGCCGGGGCTCATCTTTATCGACTGAGCCGCCTTTACGACCTCCTTGTCGCCAAAAAGGCTCAGGATGCAACCTTTACCATCGGTAAGCACCGCAATAAATCCGGTATCTTCAAGGAAATCATAAAGATTTTTGAGAATCGGTTTTGCGACTTCTAGTAGGGAATGGTTCTCCTTCAAGCGTTCTCGAAGCTGCGCCTCGGAAAGAATCTTTCTCGAAACAACCTGGTTGATATCCACACCCAACCGTTTGCTACGCTCATGTGATCCTTTTACAATCTCTTCTTGTCGTTTTGCCATCATGGTATTGTTGGTCTGAGTGCCAGTTTGAAATCGGAGAATAACTGGTGGGGCTCATTGCTCATGTGCATGGAGCAAGTAAACAATCAAATATGGGGCACAAGTTCGTAATTTTAAATAATTTTACCAGTACATAACTATATGTTCTACGCCATTGAATCGGACAATTGAGCTAACGGAGGATGGGTCTTCTACCTTTTTCTCTGAACTTTACGGGCAGCATTACCATTCTATACATGGGGCTATACAGGAGTCGAAGCATGTATTTATCGATGCGGGCTATAACTGTATGGCGCATAAATCGCACATCACCATTTTCGAAATGGGGTTTGGAACAGGCTTGAATGCACTGTTGACGTTATTGCAGGCGGAGCAAATGGCCCAAAATGTGGACTATTATGCCGTGGAACTATATCCCATACCCGCTGAAGAGGCCTGTAAGGCTAACTTTTCGGAGCAGTTGGGCGTTGCAGTAGATCGGTTTAGATCCTTGCATAGTGCCGAATGGGACAAAGCAGTAGCAATAGACAATCGGTTTACGTTGACAAAGATCCAGGGCGATTTAGTAAACCTCGAATTGCCATTGGGGATCGATTTGGTTTACTTTGATGCCTTCGACCCTGAGGCCCAGCCGGAATTATGGTCGGAAACGATCTTTAAAAAATTGTATGAGGCCATGAGTAATGAAGGAGTGTTGGTTACCTACTCCTCGAAAGGAATAGTGAAGCAGGCACTTCGGGCGGCAGGATTTTTTGTGCAGCGTCTTTCCGGACCTCCCGGCAAGCGGCATATGGTAAGGGCTATAAAACGGGAGCATGAATAGAATTCAGTGCGAGAAGCGCATGGTTAGACTCATGATTGAGTTCTATTGTAGGAAGGAGCACCACACCAAGAAGCCTTGCTCGGAGTGTCTCACTCTAATTGATTATGCTCATAAGCGGTTGGATCGTTGTAAGTATGGTAACCAAAAACCATCTTGCGGCAGCTGCACCACGCATTGCTACCGAAAAACAGAGCAGGAGCAAATTCGCAGGGTGATGCGCTATTCTGGTCCGCGAATGGTGCTTTATCACCCTATCGCCTCCCTTAAGTATGTCATTTTTAGATGGATTTTTGCGCTGCATCTATCCCATTAACAGACTTTAAGAATATTTTTTATTTCGTTAGAATTTCAATCATATTTATCTATAACTTTGTTCCCATAAAGACTAATTAACAAATAGTAAATGATGAAGAAAATTGCATTAATTGTTCTTGCAGCTGGTTCTGTAGCAATGAGTGGTTGTGGCTCAAAGTCTAAGTCTTCTGCAAACCTTAAGACTACGGTTGATTCTTTAAGCTATGCCATCGGAATAAGCGTTGGTTCGAGCTTTGGACAGAATGATATTAAGGAAATTAGCCCAGAAGCATTGGCTGCGGCTGTTGAGGATGTAATGAGCAAGGATTCTACCCGTGCCATGATGACTCCTCAGATTGCGCAAGGGGTAATCCAAATGTACATGATGAAGCAATTCGACCTTAAGCATGAAAAGGATATGCAAGCAGGTAAGGACTTTATGGTTAAGAATGCCAGCAAACCAGGTGTAGATACCATGAGAGTTTCCTACAGCGAGCAGATGCCTGATGGAAGCAGCGTTCAAAAGAGTGCTGTAATGCAGTACGAGGTTATCACTAAAGGTACTGGTGTTTCTCCTTTGGAAACCGATGTTGTTAAGGTTCACTACACAGGAACCCTTGTAGACGGTACCAAGTTTGACTCGTCATACGACCGTAAGGAGCCAGCAAGTTTCCGCTTGAATGGTGTTATCCGCGGATGGACTGCCGGCTTGCAAAAAATGAACGTTGGTTCAAAGTATAAGTTCTACATTCCTTCGGAACTTGCTTATGGCCGTTTTGGACGTCAGCCAGTTATCCCTCCCTATGCAGCACTCATTTTCGAAGTTGAGCTAATCAGCATTGAGGCACCTACTGCCGCTCCTGCTGCTAAGTAATTCGCGAATAGAATTAATGATATTGGTGCCGCTCCTATTTAGGAGCGGCATTTTTTTTAATAGTGTGATCGCTAGCAAATGTATTGCGGTTGATGCCAATCGCGGAGGATTGCCATAGCCTAGATTACATGATTTGTCCTGTCCCTTTTTTGTTTCCGAGCTGGGTCCAAGGTATAATGCAAAACGTCCGCCGGTTTTCCGGTGGACGTTTTCTTGAGCCGATGGAGGGACTCGAACCTCCGACCAGCTGATTACAAATCAACTGCTCTACCAACTGAGCTACATCGGCCTTTTGTATGCTCGCTTCTCGTTTAAAGCGTTGCAAAAGTATAATGTTTGCTCGAATTTGCAATACTTCTGCAAACTATTATTTCCAGTTTCATTCCATTTTATTTCCATCCGCTTCTCTTCGAGTGCTTTTCGCTTCGTTGAGAGGATGTTTTTTACCAAAATCCTCCTTCATAAAAGAGATATGATGGGTGATTCTGTAAAACGAATCGGAAATGTTCAAAATAGCCATGTTTCTATGGCTACAAGAGGCGGATACCACCATTAAACTGCTGGCGGTAGTGTGCGTGAATGACATTGTGGCGTAAAATACTGTGGATTTGGACAAAATAGTAGCTGCAACGTTATAAATAGTTGCTGCGATATCTAAAATAGTAGCTGCAATGCTCACAATAGTTGGAGCAATATGATAAAACGTGGTTGCAATCGATAAAAATGTTCATGCGATTCAGTGAAATGTGCTTGCAATGGACTTCTACACGGTGTTTTTGCAATGAAATGTGCTTGCAATTACGTATTGTATGACGAAATGACAAAAATATCGATGGATTTAGAGAAAAATGTAGTGGTTTTGCAATTCAGCGTGAAGGATTTCGGTCGCAGAGAGGTGTTTTTGCATTTTGGTGCGCGTTCCGAGGTTGTGCATCACCTAATCTTTCATCACCGGCCGAACTATACTCAAATAATCCAGATGGCATCGCATGTTTATAGAATGAGCTATGCAATGAGGACATACGACCCCTGCTGGGGTCGTATCCCACGCACACATATTTATTATAAACATAAGACCTCTTTGAGGTCGAGAATCACATTAGGATAGCATTCGCGCATCCATAAATGGGCGCTTATAATGACACGTGGTCTCAAAAAAATCGTTTGCAAATCTTTTGAGGGTGATGTCGATCCCAGAGGGGTTTGTATGTTTATAGAATGTGATGTGTAATGAAAACATACGACCCCAGCTGGGGTCGAATCCCACGATCACATATTTTACTATAAACATAAGACCTCTCCGAGGTCGAGAATAACATAGGAGAGCATTCGCGCATCCATA contains:
- the mnmD gene encoding tRNA (5-methylaminomethyl-2-thiouridine)(34)-methyltransferase MnmD; amino-acid sequence: MNRTIELTEDGSSTFFSELYGQHYHSIHGAIQESKHVFIDAGYNCMAHKSHITIFEMGFGTGLNALLTLLQAEQMAQNVDYYAVELYPIPAEEACKANFSEQLGVAVDRFRSLHSAEWDKAVAIDNRFTLTKIQGDLVNLELPLGIDLVYFDAFDPEAQPELWSETIFKKLYEAMSNEGVLVTYSSKGIVKQALRAAGFFVQRLSGPPGKRHMVRAIKREHE
- a CDS encoding redox-sensing transcriptional repressor Rex codes for the protein MTIGREEKGMVVIPQDLFARMNRLLSFTRLLKIKGKTDVSVEHIAESLGFQTTDISNDLTMLEISDGVRQFFSVGMLIDGLEVALGYHSINEAFLVGTGRLGNLLLQYNGFKECGLRIVAAFDVKPSLIGTEIESIKVLDPTMIQTLSDRMHISLGLIATPADQAQKTADLLVESGIRVIWNFSLKDVTVPQGIILENSLIQSDIKATFARINDRFTRMLKHLPETSI
- a CDS encoding FKBP-type peptidyl-prolyl cis-trans isomerase, giving the protein MMKKIALIVLAAGSVAMSGCGSKSKSSANLKTTVDSLSYAIGISVGSSFGQNDIKEISPEALAAAVEDVMSKDSTRAMMTPQIAQGVIQMYMMKQFDLKHEKDMQAGKDFMVKNASKPGVDTMRVSYSEQMPDGSSVQKSAVMQYEVITKGTGVSPLETDVVKVHYTGTLVDGTKFDSSYDRKEPASFRLNGVIRGWTAGLQKMNVGSKYKFYIPSELAYGRFGRQPVIPPYAALIFEVELISIEAPTAAPAAK
- a CDS encoding sigma-54-dependent Fis family transcriptional regulator, producing MMAKRQEEIVKGSHERSKRLGVDINQVVSRKILSEAQLRERLKENHSLLEVAKPILKNLYDFLEDTGFIAVLTDGKGCILSLFGDKEVVKAAQSIKMSPGVYMDEASIGTNAMGTALSEDSPIQITAKEHFITAYHQWTCSAAPIHDTEGNILGVINLTGSSELVHPHTLGLVVAAVKSVENQLQSDTVEAELSETSLALSSIVDNLSYGLISCDINGHVQKINKIGVTMLGYPASALDTFDNITTLLPGWPSILDVLTSGDKILDEEIEFNTTSGKEKFVVNALPIRNPQDEGLTGVIITYREFKRVYSVISKFSGMKARYTFEEMIFNSDTMRRVVDYAKAIANSPSTVLILGESGTGKEVLAQAIHSASTRSKASFVAVNCGAIPSTLMESELFGYEDGAFTGARRGGKPGKFELANDGTIFLDEIGEMPIDMQVKLLRAIQEGKITRVGGEKEIPVDVRIIAATNRNLKNEVDEGRFRMDLYYRLSVIPITLPPLKDRKEDIPLLIKYFLNTKALKLKKSVPEVSNELYQKLLRHPWPGNIRELENFIEKLVNFDGNAEVADLAGTFSPRLSESTLGPQAPTAKPIRSLEQMEKEAIANALTALKGNISHIAKALGVSRNTLYLKMKKYELGE
- a CDS encoding nitrous oxide-stimulated promoter family protein, with amino-acid sequence MNRIQCEKRMVRLMIEFYCRKEHHTKKPCSECLTLIDYAHKRLDRCKYGNQKPSCGSCTTHCYRKTEQEQIRRVMRYSGPRMVLYHPIASLKYVIFRWIFALHLSH